In Sphingobacteriaceae bacterium, the following proteins share a genomic window:
- a CDS encoding DNA-binding response regulator has protein sequence MIKIHLVEDHHIVRYGIKNMLDLNPEFKVIGESDNAEDLLLELPALDADLVITDISMEGMNGIELTKKVRKIRNGAIKVLVISMHADDLYINQCFEAGANGYLLKDFKKSELYAAIEKIVKGEKYISRSVSQILADNFINKEYNSKTAGGYKIEITKREKEIIQLISEGLSNKEIASNLLLSISTVDAHRYNILKKLEVKNTAEMITKAIKLKLIIIN, from the coding sequence ATGATAAAAATACATCTCGTTGAAGATCACCACATCGTGAGATATGGAATCAAGAATATGCTGGACCTGAATCCTGAATTTAAAGTAATTGGCGAGTCAGATAATGCTGAAGATCTTTTGCTGGAGCTCCCTGCCTTAGATGCCGATCTCGTAATCACTGATATTTCTATGGAAGGAATGAACGGCATTGAACTTACCAAAAAAGTGCGGAAGATCAGGAACGGTGCAATAAAAGTTCTGGTTATCAGTATGCATGCCGATGATCTTTATATTAACCAGTGTTTCGAAGCTGGCGCAAATGGCTATCTTTTGAAGGATTTTAAAAAGAGCGAACTCTACGCAGCCATTGAGAAAATCGTAAAAGGTGAAAAATACATTAGCAGGTCAGTATCACAAATTCTGGCGGATAATTTTATTAATAAAGAATACAATAGTAAAACCGCCGGAGGTTATAAAATTGAAATAACAAAGCGTGAAAAGGAAATTATACAACTTATAAGTGAAGGGTTAAGCAATAAGGAAATTGCCTCCAACCTTCTCTTGAGCATCAGCACAGTGGATGCTCACAGGTATAACATCTTAAAAAAACTGGAAGTGAAAAATACAGCTGAGATGATTACCAAAGCCATAAAGCTTAAACTTATTATTATTAATTAG